The following are encoded together in the Gordonia insulae genome:
- a CDS encoding AAA family ATPase: MISGCSGGGKSTLLRELARRGHRTVEEPGRRVVEHELATGGDALPWADAPAFAIKCAYLAAADIAAASQMPGAVTTFFDRGLVDAAIAIRHYTGTYATTIGHDALRSYHHRVFFTPPWEAIWSTDDARRHSLAEATAEYERLTHGYDELGYRITVLPPTSVNDRVEQILRELDIQA; encoded by the coding sequence GTGATATCGGGCTGTTCCGGTGGCGGTAAATCGACGCTATTACGTGAACTCGCGCGCCGTGGTCATCGCACTGTTGAGGAGCCCGGCCGGCGGGTTGTCGAACACGAGCTCGCTACCGGTGGCGATGCGTTACCTTGGGCCGACGCACCGGCTTTCGCCATCAAGTGCGCCTACCTTGCCGCCGCTGACATTGCCGCCGCATCGCAGATGCCGGGTGCTGTGACGACCTTCTTCGATCGCGGCCTGGTAGACGCCGCGATCGCAATCCGTCATTACACCGGTACGTACGCGACAACGATCGGCCACGACGCCTTGCGCAGCTACCACCACCGCGTGTTCTTCACACCGCCGTGGGAGGCGATCTGGTCCACGGACGACGCTCGCAGACACTCGCTCGCAGAAGCCACCGCGGAATACGAGCGTCTCACCCACGGCTACGACGAACTCGGCTACCGGATCACCGTCCTGCCGCCCACCAGCGTGAACGATCGAGTCGAACAGATCCTGCGCGAACTCGACATCCAGGCCTAG
- a CDS encoding cold-shock protein, with protein MPTHGIVQIWHQELGWGVIESDATPGDSYVTATSLRVEAVADVAASPLLGLRPGTEVEFEWSAADSPINGCDHVAHLVWPAGANPPERPRGPSSASVWNSVGDPGPDGLTTMREVVVDEADVSPTEAPVLPTTVGTVCIWHDEEGWGVLDSDATPGGAWAHFSEVAGTGFRSLTPGQVVEFDYEDHGQDGYDFRANNIRGQ; from the coding sequence ATGCCGACGCACGGGATCGTCCAGATCTGGCACCAGGAATTGGGCTGGGGTGTCATCGAATCCGATGCCACCCCGGGCGATTCCTATGTGACGGCGACGTCGTTGCGGGTAGAGGCCGTCGCCGATGTGGCCGCCTCCCCACTGCTCGGCCTCCGACCGGGCACCGAGGTCGAGTTCGAGTGGTCTGCTGCCGACTCCCCGATCAACGGGTGTGACCACGTGGCGCACCTCGTCTGGCCGGCAGGCGCCAACCCGCCAGAGCGGCCGCGCGGCCCGTCCTCGGCCAGTGTGTGGAACAGCGTCGGCGACCCTGGCCCGGACGGGCTGACCACGATGCGCGAGGTCGTCGTCGACGAAGCCGACGTGTCGCCGACGGAGGCACCAGTTCTCCCGACCACCGTTGGCACAGTATGCATCTGGCACGACGAGGAGGGTTGGGGTGTGCTCGATTCCGACGCCACACCGGGCGGTGCATGGGCGCACTTCTCGGAGGTTGCGGGCACTGGATTCCGGTCCCTCACGCCCGGGCAGGTCGTCGAGTTCGACTACGAAGACCACGGCCAGGATGGCTACGACTTCCGGGCGAACAACATTCGCGGGCAGTGA
- a CDS encoding HNH endonuclease signature motif containing protein: protein MTADIQVSEVESLYQQLNDLLDQIQQVDSAPASDLAVLAVAEEHERAYRRMSGIGHQRVVEVSDRGMVGGLGYRSVRDFMAHRLRVPDANRRVHHMRMISSLRAFSGEVLEPHYPNLAAAVAQGDCAPAHVDAVLEILSKIPVAVPLDVRESAEEFMADFARQLTPKQITQVGTHLLARIDPDGSLTEDVDRKRRRSLNKGPEDAQSMSTLTGTLDPTTRAMLEVVFAAWAAPGMNNPDDEESPKGTTADADIEKLKEAAGRDNRSQNQRNHDAFKAVLKAVLDGGLLGKSHRGLPPHLIVKVSESDLYARAGLGTTATGSHLPMKDVIELAAEAHWHLAVFKDHSAAALYLGTAKRLANQAQRLMLFAQPGGGGCSAPGCTQPSTHVEIHHAEKDWAKGGRTNIDETAPACPLHNRMVGPEPGKWSTRIIREGPDAGRAGWSINPASGPPPAPRVNRAHEVGELWEQYLRRGSISESPQPASPTTSSGARVISRERPEVRVRRRRPKKGRKVGRRPLQRIGGPVR from the coding sequence GTGACGGCCGACATTCAGGTCTCCGAGGTGGAGTCTCTGTACCAACAGCTCAACGACCTGCTCGATCAGATCCAACAGGTCGACAGCGCGCCCGCGTCGGATCTTGCCGTTCTGGCCGTTGCCGAAGAACACGAGCGCGCCTACCGGCGGATGAGCGGAATCGGGCACCAGCGGGTCGTCGAGGTGTCCGATCGAGGGATGGTCGGCGGACTGGGATATCGCAGCGTCCGGGACTTTATGGCGCACCGCCTGCGTGTGCCGGACGCCAACCGACGTGTGCACCACATGCGGATGATCTCGTCGCTGCGCGCGTTCTCCGGCGAGGTCTTGGAGCCTCACTATCCGAATCTGGCCGCAGCTGTGGCACAAGGTGATTGCGCGCCGGCTCACGTGGACGCGGTTCTCGAGATCCTCAGCAAGATCCCGGTGGCCGTGCCCCTCGACGTCCGCGAATCGGCAGAGGAGTTCATGGCCGACTTCGCACGTCAACTGACCCCGAAGCAGATCACACAGGTCGGGACTCACCTGCTGGCACGCATCGATCCCGACGGTTCGTTGACCGAGGACGTCGACCGCAAGCGACGTCGCAGCCTGAACAAGGGCCCAGAGGACGCCCAATCCATGAGCACTCTGACCGGCACGCTCGACCCCACCACCCGAGCCATGCTCGAGGTGGTGTTCGCCGCGTGGGCCGCCCCGGGCATGAACAACCCCGACGACGAGGAGTCGCCGAAGGGGACCACCGCCGACGCCGACATCGAGAAGCTGAAAGAGGCTGCGGGAAGGGATAACCGGTCGCAGAATCAGCGCAACCACGACGCGTTCAAGGCGGTGCTCAAAGCTGTGCTCGACGGCGGGCTGCTCGGCAAGAGTCACCGTGGCCTGCCGCCCCACCTGATCGTCAAGGTCAGTGAGTCCGACCTCTATGCCCGTGCCGGACTCGGTACCACCGCAACCGGTTCACACTTGCCGATGAAGGACGTGATCGAACTCGCCGCCGAAGCCCACTGGCACCTTGCAGTGTTCAAGGATCACTCTGCAGCGGCGCTCTACCTCGGCACCGCGAAACGCCTCGCCAACCAAGCGCAGCGGCTCATGCTTTTCGCGCAGCCGGGTGGCGGCGGATGCTCGGCACCCGGATGCACCCAACCGAGCACGCACGTGGAAATCCATCATGCCGAAAAGGATTGGGCCAAGGGAGGTCGCACCAACATCGACGAGACCGCGCCGGCCTGCCCACTACACAACAGGATGGTGGGCCCCGAACCGGGCAAGTGGAGCACGCGCATCATCCGCGAAGGGCCGGACGCCGGTCGAGCGGGTTGGTCGATCAACCCGGCCAGCGGGCCACCACCTGCCCCGCGGGTCAACCGCGCACACGAGGTCGGGGAATTGTGGGAGCAGTACCTGCGCAGGGGGTCGATCAGCGAGAGCCCACAACCTGCTTCACCGACGACCAGCTCGGGTGCACGAGTGATCTCACGCGAGCGACCCGAGGTGCGGGTCCGCCGTCGTCGACCCAAGAAGGGCCGGAAGGTCGGGAGGCGACCGCTGCAACGGATCGGTGGGCCGGTTCGGTAG
- a CDS encoding UDP-glucose dehydrogenase family protein, whose translation MRIVVLGLGYLGATHAACMAELGHEVLGIEVVPEKRAQLAAGDVPFYEPGLPELLKRHIDSGRLVVSGSYSEAAEFADVFFIAVGTPQKKGEYSADLQYVDAAIDELVPLLTRDAIILGKSTVPVGTAQRLSERADELAKDIDVEIAWNPEFLREGYAVNDTLHPDRLVLGLFGGGQAEAICREIYQLILDGGTPMIVTDPPTAELVKTSANAFLATKISFINAIAEVCDAAGADVKAIADAIGFDARIGRKFLNAGLGFGGGCLPKDIRAFMARAGELGAAEALSFLREVDNVNMRRRTRMVELTREVCGGSLLGKRIAILGSAFKPESDDVRDSPALNVAGQIQLQGASVTVYDPKAMDNSRKLFPTLDYAVTAVEACEKADAVLVLTEWSEFMALNPVELGAQVRERNVIDGRMCLDSTQWAAAGWQYRV comes from the coding sequence ATGCGAATCGTGGTTCTTGGTCTCGGATACCTGGGTGCAACGCACGCCGCATGCATGGCGGAGCTTGGCCACGAGGTTCTCGGCATCGAGGTGGTTCCGGAGAAGCGTGCACAACTCGCGGCGGGTGACGTGCCGTTCTACGAACCCGGTTTGCCTGAACTGTTGAAGCGTCACATCGACTCGGGACGCCTCGTCGTCTCAGGGTCGTACTCCGAGGCAGCGGAGTTCGCAGATGTGTTCTTCATCGCGGTCGGTACCCCTCAGAAGAAGGGGGAGTACAGCGCAGACCTCCAGTACGTGGACGCCGCGATCGACGAGTTGGTGCCCCTCCTCACCCGCGACGCGATCATACTGGGAAAGTCCACGGTTCCGGTCGGGACCGCTCAGCGATTGTCCGAACGCGCCGACGAGCTCGCAAAGGACATTGATGTCGAAATCGCTTGGAACCCGGAGTTCTTACGGGAGGGTTACGCGGTCAACGACACGCTACATCCGGACCGGCTGGTGCTGGGTCTCTTCGGCGGTGGCCAGGCGGAGGCCATCTGCCGCGAGATCTATCAACTCATTCTCGATGGCGGCACGCCTATGATCGTCACAGATCCGCCGACTGCTGAACTGGTGAAGACCTCGGCAAACGCGTTCCTTGCGACGAAGATCTCGTTCATCAATGCAATTGCGGAGGTCTGTGACGCTGCGGGCGCAGACGTGAAGGCGATTGCGGACGCGATCGGTTTCGATGCGCGTATCGGGCGAAAGTTCCTCAACGCCGGACTCGGGTTCGGAGGTGGCTGCCTTCCCAAGGATATTCGCGCGTTCATGGCGAGGGCCGGGGAGTTGGGTGCCGCCGAGGCGCTCAGTTTCCTGCGAGAAGTCGACAACGTGAACATGCGTCGCCGGACTCGGATGGTGGAACTGACCCGCGAGGTCTGTGGGGGTTCTCTTCTCGGAAAGCGGATCGCGATACTGGGCTCGGCATTCAAGCCTGAGTCCGACGACGTCCGTGATTCGCCTGCCTTGAACGTTGCCGGACAGATTCAACTGCAGGGCGCGTCGGTCACGGTGTACGACCCGAAGGCAATGGACAACTCGCGAAAGCTGTTTCCGACTCTGGACTATGCCGTGACAGCCGTCGAGGCCTGCGAAAAGGCCGACGCGGTGCTCGTCCTCACCGAGTGGAGTGAGTTCATGGCCCTCAATCCAGTTGAACTCGGTGCACAGGTGCGCGAGCGGAATGTCATCGACGGCCGGATGTGCCTCGACTCGACGCAATGGGCTGCCGCCGGATGGCAGTACCGCGTCTGA
- a CDS encoding sugar transferase, protein MNSRAIDESRRDGVGRAAPRLRYAHRAHTRSRSWVHGYLVRLAWSDAFVVAIAITIAQVVRFGTDSATTPNGAIQAPAALVSLLLGIAWVLTLRAFHTLDRRVVGSGSQEYSRVVTACLSVFGVLAMLDLLFRLNIARGFLALALPIGTIGLLVSRRAWRRRLGRQRAMAKNLEHVLVVGEPRSAVPLMERLMRQPDLGYHVVGICLPAYAGPRETVAVLGRDVPAFGTFGDVCRSVTECGATTVAVTSAEALGHDAMQSLSWDLEGLDVDMLVSPGVTDVAGPRMMLRPVAGLPLLHIDKPRYEGANRFRKAIVDRIGSMLILLLIAPVLVAVAIAIKVDSRGPVFYRSTRVGINNAPFEMWKFRSMVQDADSLKDKLRTLNEGSGVLFKMRDDPRVTRVGAVIRRYSIDELPQLFNVLGGTMSLVGPRPPLPDEVERYDGRVARRMLVKPGMTGLWQVSGRSDLSWEESVRLDLSYVENWSIMQDALILWKTVRAVVAKDGAY, encoded by the coding sequence GTGAACAGTCGGGCGATAGACGAATCACGTCGGGACGGAGTTGGTCGTGCTGCCCCGCGGTTACGGTATGCGCACCGAGCTCACACGCGTTCGCGCAGCTGGGTGCACGGCTATCTCGTACGCCTGGCCTGGTCCGACGCGTTTGTCGTGGCGATCGCGATCACGATTGCGCAGGTGGTCAGGTTCGGTACCGATAGTGCAACTACTCCGAACGGGGCCATTCAGGCTCCGGCAGCGCTGGTCTCGCTGTTGCTCGGCATCGCATGGGTATTGACGCTCAGGGCATTTCACACTCTGGATCGGCGAGTCGTCGGCTCTGGCTCCCAGGAGTACAGCCGTGTCGTCACCGCATGTCTCTCGGTGTTCGGTGTGCTGGCGATGCTCGATCTTCTGTTCAGATTGAATATTGCGCGGGGGTTTCTCGCCCTGGCCTTACCGATCGGAACAATCGGGCTCCTGGTCTCGCGACGAGCATGGCGTAGGCGGCTCGGACGTCAACGTGCCATGGCGAAGAACCTCGAGCACGTACTCGTCGTGGGTGAACCCAGATCCGCTGTGCCGTTGATGGAACGACTCATGAGACAGCCAGATCTCGGCTACCACGTGGTGGGCATATGTCTGCCGGCGTACGCGGGTCCGCGCGAAACGGTCGCGGTTCTCGGCAGAGACGTCCCGGCGTTCGGCACCTTTGGAGATGTGTGCCGGTCCGTCACGGAGTGTGGTGCCACAACAGTGGCTGTGACATCCGCGGAAGCGCTGGGGCACGACGCCATGCAAAGTCTCTCCTGGGATCTCGAGGGATTGGACGTCGACATGCTGGTTTCACCCGGTGTCACCGACGTTGCAGGCCCGCGGATGATGCTCCGACCTGTGGCGGGTCTGCCGCTCCTTCACATCGACAAGCCCCGATACGAAGGCGCCAACAGGTTTCGAAAGGCAATCGTCGACCGGATCGGATCGATGCTGATACTGCTGCTGATTGCCCCGGTTCTGGTGGCTGTGGCCATTGCGATCAAGGTGGACTCGCGAGGCCCGGTCTTCTATCGGTCGACTCGCGTCGGTATCAACAACGCACCTTTCGAGATGTGGAAGTTCCGCTCGATGGTTCAGGATGCGGATTCGCTGAAGGACAAGTTGCGGACCCTGAACGAGGGCTCCGGTGTGCTCTTCAAGATGCGGGATGACCCGAGGGTCACCAGGGTGGGCGCCGTTATCCGTCGGTACAGCATCGATGAGCTGCCGCAGTTGTTCAACGTTCTCGGCGGCACGATGAGTTTGGTGGGCCCGCGACCTCCGCTGCCCGACGAGGTGGAGCGATATGACGGTCGAGTCGCCCGCCGGATGTTGGTCAAACCGGGTATGACGGGCCTCTGGCAGGTGTCCGGGCGATCCGATCTCTCGTGGGAAGAGTCTGTGCGACTTGATCTTTCGTACGTCGAGAACTGGTCGATCATGCAGGACGCGTTGATCCTCTGGAAGACAGTGAGAGCTGTCGTGGCGAAAGATGGGGCGTACTGA
- a CDS encoding DoxX family protein produces MSGENSTRTKALDVGLLTLRTAVGATLFAHGAQKLAGWFNGPGIDGTAAGMEKMGFRPAKLSAVAAGVSEAAGGLVALGAGTRVASAAGAAAMLAAADVHRPNGFFSQNGGLEFPAVLGVASAALALTGPGRYSVDGLIGHRLEQERVGVLALATATVGAAGVLYRRKNATAGS; encoded by the coding sequence ATGTCTGGTGAGAACTCGACGCGCACGAAAGCGCTCGACGTGGGCCTGCTGACCTTGCGCACAGCGGTCGGAGCGACGTTGTTCGCCCACGGGGCACAGAAGCTCGCGGGCTGGTTCAACGGACCCGGCATCGACGGCACGGCTGCCGGCATGGAGAAGATGGGCTTTCGCCCGGCCAAGCTGTCCGCGGTCGCCGCCGGCGTGAGCGAAGCAGCAGGTGGGCTGGTCGCATTGGGTGCGGGCACACGCGTCGCGTCGGCCGCAGGTGCCGCGGCCATGCTCGCCGCCGCCGATGTCCACCGACCCAACGGCTTCTTCTCGCAGAACGGCGGGCTGGAGTTCCCGGCGGTCCTGGGCGTGGCGTCGGCGGCGCTCGCGCTGACCGGTCCCGGCCGCTATTCGGTCGACGGACTCATCGGGCATCGTCTCGAGCAGGAGCGGGTCGGCGTGCTCGCCCTGGCCACGGCGACCGTCGGCGCAGCGGGCGTGCTGTACCGGCGGAAGAACGCGACGGCAGGGTCGTAA
- a CDS encoding O-antigen ligase family protein, with translation MITTPAYRTTTSDRRRYRDRGGSPETWITVAWTVISFSLPMYRQLPDAARALWFAGVFLLLVGSAITLRVARPLFPGVWLFAGLATAFAVVTATDVATVRDNTFVGAQLFAILGLGVFVLTANVERSPRFVEALGFAYLAGQTISSLAGIAQAAGRDVLGIETVQGRASGLSSHPNVLGLMSSIAILLCLTMLLSDAPRLRTPPCRVVLVVATLVNVGGLLSTGSLSSMMSAAIGVLVTAAVLRERIKHFALGVVAIAAALWATAKFTSLFDTFRSPADRYLQVTGQTQADSTWEIRKLTYAYAWESIKEAPLFGRGLAAEYGGTFDGVTLTHNVFLRAWFQGGILLAAAIAAIIVAILVVAIRSVIRKEHGGPAGVLVTMAAFALTSAFFEQPDYWLPAIVAWAAISANRSQTGFPDQSRAPSSGAVGGVGPREKTSS, from the coding sequence ATGATCACCACCCCGGCGTATCGCACCACAACGAGTGATCGACGCCGGTATAGAGACAGGGGTGGTTCGCCCGAAACCTGGATAACGGTCGCCTGGACCGTGATTTCGTTCTCCCTACCCATGTACAGGCAACTCCCCGATGCTGCGAGGGCGCTGTGGTTCGCGGGCGTCTTCCTTCTCCTTGTCGGATCAGCAATCACCCTCAGGGTTGCCAGGCCCCTCTTCCCTGGGGTGTGGCTCTTCGCCGGTTTGGCAACAGCTTTCGCGGTGGTCACTGCCACGGATGTGGCCACGGTCCGCGACAACACATTTGTCGGAGCTCAGCTTTTCGCCATACTCGGACTCGGAGTGTTCGTGCTGACCGCCAATGTGGAACGCTCACCCAGGTTCGTCGAGGCACTCGGTTTCGCCTATCTGGCCGGCCAGACGATCTCTTCCCTGGCGGGTATCGCTCAGGCTGCTGGGCGTGATGTCCTCGGAATCGAAACAGTTCAGGGTCGGGCGTCTGGACTGTCGTCACACCCAAACGTTCTGGGCTTGATGTCATCGATTGCCATACTGCTCTGCTTGACGATGTTGTTGAGCGACGCTCCCCGACTTCGAACGCCACCCTGCAGGGTGGTGCTCGTCGTCGCGACCCTGGTGAACGTCGGCGGACTCCTGTCCACCGGAAGTCTCAGCTCGATGATGTCGGCGGCCATCGGGGTACTTGTGACAGCTGCAGTCCTACGCGAACGGATAAAGCACTTCGCACTTGGCGTCGTCGCAATCGCAGCGGCCTTGTGGGCTACGGCGAAGTTCACCAGCCTGTTCGACACCTTCCGGTCCCCTGCCGACCGGTACCTCCAAGTGACTGGGCAGACACAAGCGGATAGCACCTGGGAGATCCGAAAACTGACCTACGCCTATGCGTGGGAATCCATAAAGGAGGCACCTCTTTTCGGCAGAGGACTGGCCGCAGAGTACGGCGGCACCTTTGACGGTGTCACCCTCACGCACAATGTCTTCTTGAGAGCATGGTTCCAGGGTGGCATCCTGCTGGCGGCAGCGATTGCCGCGATCATCGTCGCAATCCTGGTGGTTGCCATTCGATCGGTCATCCGGAAGGAGCATGGCGGACCGGCGGGAGTTCTGGTGACGATGGCTGCCTTCGCGCTGACCTCCGCATTCTTCGAGCAGCCCGACTATTGGCTGCCCGCCATTGTGGCGTGGGCCGCGATCTCCGCGAATCGCAGTCAGACGGGATTCCCTGATCAAAGCCGAGCTCCTTCCTCTGGTGCAGTCGGCGGAGTTGGCCCTCGGGAGAAGACCTCCAGCTGA
- a CDS encoding glycosyltransferase, whose protein sequence is MSPRITILAFGTRGDVAPMTGLAAGLRHHLGATVAIAAQQPYEQMITDAGFDFRLLPRDTEADTHSSEYGQAMVDGRRLKPSKEAIVGMREDLVGVGEAMARAADDADLVLCGGPVGSLLGSHVAEALGRPSAALVLQPSYVTGDFAPPALGTRSYGRIGNRTAWRLAGAGEKLFAPLIDDLRTTLGLPPQSLRSRRRRLEREWTQLCGFSTHVVPAPGDWPEHVHVTGYWWSAEQHAPEVPAGLEDFLADGPPPVYIGLGSTAISDGERVSEIVRDALHSSGQRGVIHSGWAHLDGGDDENLFTIGDVEHSWLLPQMAAAVHHCGAGTTAATLRAGLPTVALPGIMDQPFWAQRLHRLGCAPIPVPRTGVTVPVLTESISSVIGDDRYRRSAASIAEKLASEDGTTAACRIIETLLSAPTSPTHA, encoded by the coding sequence ATGAGTCCACGAATCACCATCCTGGCGTTCGGAACACGCGGCGACGTGGCCCCGATGACCGGCCTCGCGGCGGGCCTTCGCCACCATCTCGGCGCGACAGTCGCGATCGCCGCCCAGCAACCCTACGAGCAGATGATCACCGACGCCGGATTCGACTTCCGGCTCCTTCCGCGCGACACCGAAGCCGACACCCACTCATCCGAGTATGGGCAGGCGATGGTCGACGGACGCCGACTCAAACCGTCGAAGGAGGCAATCGTGGGCATGCGCGAGGACCTGGTGGGTGTCGGCGAGGCCATGGCCCGCGCGGCCGATGACGCCGACCTGGTGCTCTGCGGCGGACCCGTCGGCTCCCTCCTCGGGTCGCACGTGGCCGAAGCGCTCGGGCGTCCGAGCGCCGCGTTGGTGCTCCAACCCTCCTATGTCACCGGCGACTTCGCCCCACCCGCACTCGGTACCCGCTCCTACGGCCGTATCGGCAATCGCACCGCCTGGCGACTGGCCGGTGCCGGCGAGAAGTTGTTCGCTCCGCTGATCGATGACCTCCGCACCACTCTCGGGCTGCCTCCACAGTCGCTCCGGAGTCGCCGACGTCGCCTAGAGCGTGAATGGACTCAATTGTGCGGGTTCAGCACTCACGTGGTGCCCGCACCCGGCGACTGGCCCGAGCACGTCCACGTGACCGGCTACTGGTGGTCTGCCGAGCAGCACGCACCCGAGGTGCCGGCCGGCCTCGAGGACTTCCTGGCCGACGGCCCGCCTCCCGTCTATATCGGTCTCGGCAGCACCGCGATCAGCGACGGCGAACGGGTCAGCGAGATCGTGCGCGACGCTTTGCACTCGAGCGGACAGCGGGGAGTCATTCACAGCGGATGGGCGCACCTCGACGGTGGCGACGACGAAAACCTGTTCACCATCGGCGATGTCGAGCATTCATGGCTGCTTCCGCAGATGGCGGCGGCGGTCCACCACTGCGGTGCCGGAACCACCGCGGCGACGCTGCGCGCGGGGCTTCCTACGGTCGCCCTGCCCGGCATCATGGACCAGCCGTTCTGGGCGCAACGTCTGCATCGTCTCGGCTGCGCTCCGATACCGGTGCCTCGTACAGGCGTCACCGTTCCTGTTCTCACCGAGTCGATCTCGTCGGTGATCGGCGACGACCGGTATCGGCGCTCAGCGGCCTCCATCGCAGAGAAGTTGGCGTCGGAAGACGGGACCACGGCCGCCTGCCGGATCATCGAGACGTTGCTGTCGGCGCCGACCTCACCCACTCATGCCTGA
- the gmd gene encoding GDP-mannose 4,6-dehydratase, with translation MKKALITGITGQDGSYLAELLLSKGYEVHGLIRRSSTFNTSRIDHLYVDPHEPGARLFLHYGDLSDGARLVTLVSSIDPDEVYNLAAQSHVRVSFDEPEHTGDTTGIGSIRLLEAVRLAGVKCRFYQASSSEMFGASPPPQDEDTLFYPRSPYGAAKVYSYWVTRNYREAYGMFAVNGILFNHESPRRGETFVTRKITRAAARIKAGIEQFVYMGNLDAIRDWGYAPEYVEGMWRMLQVDEPGDYVLATGGSFTVRDFLVTAFEHAGLDWQDHVRFDPRYLRPTEVDALIGDPGKAERQLGWRPSVMADDLARIMVDADIAALECEGKAWIDQPALPNWV, from the coding sequence ATGAAGAAGGCGCTGATCACAGGAATCACCGGACAAGACGGGTCCTATCTCGCTGAACTCTTGTTGTCGAAAGGCTACGAGGTTCATGGCCTGATTCGCCGCTCCTCGACCTTCAACACCTCGCGGATCGATCACCTTTACGTCGATCCACACGAGCCCGGAGCACGTCTCTTTCTTCACTATGGGGACTTGAGTGATGGGGCCCGGCTGGTGACCCTGGTGTCTTCGATCGATCCAGACGAGGTATACAACCTTGCTGCCCAGTCCCACGTGCGCGTGAGCTTCGATGAGCCCGAACACACCGGGGACACAACGGGGATCGGCTCCATTCGTCTGCTGGAGGCGGTGCGGCTGGCAGGCGTCAAGTGCCGGTTCTACCAAGCGTCCAGTTCCGAGATGTTCGGTGCCTCGCCACCCCCGCAAGATGAGGACACCCTGTTCTACCCACGGTCTCCCTACGGTGCGGCCAAGGTCTATTCATACTGGGTGACGCGAAACTACCGCGAGGCTTACGGCATGTTCGCGGTGAATGGAATCTTGTTCAATCACGAATCACCCCGTCGCGGTGAGACTTTCGTGACCCGCAAGATCACGCGTGCGGCGGCGCGGATCAAGGCGGGCATCGAGCAGTTCGTATACATGGGGAACTTGGACGCCATCCGCGACTGGGGCTATGCCCCCGAGTATGTCGAGGGTATGTGGCGGATGCTCCAAGTAGATGAGCCTGGCGACTATGTGTTGGCGACAGGAGGTAGTTTCACGGTCCGGGACTTCCTGGTCACCGCATTCGAGCACGCCGGTCTCGACTGGCAGGACCACGTGCGTTTCGACCCTCGCTACCTACGCCCGACTGAGGTTGACGCGCTGATCGGCGACCCGGGAAAGGCGGAGCGGCAACTCGGTTGGCGCCCATCGGTGATGGCCGACGACCTCGCCAGGATCATGGTCGACGCCGACATCGCCGCCCTCGAGTGCGAGGGCAAGGCGTGGATCGATCAGCCGGCGCTTCCGAATTGGGTCTGA
- a CDS encoding GDP-L-fucose synthase family protein — MNERAETMPTELDRDATIYIAGHRGLVGSALWRRFEREGFANLVGKSRAELDLTHRRNVFEFFESLRPGVVILAAAKVGGILANSTYPADFLSENLQIQTNVLDAALNVRVPKLLFLGSSCIYPKFAEQPIREDSLLTGPLEPTNDAYAIAKIAGILNIQAVRRQYGLPWISGMPTNLYGPGDNFSAEGSHLLPALIRRYETAKNNGDEYVINWGSGTPRRELMHVDDMAAACLHLLENYDGDQQVNIGTGRDHTVSELADIVANVVGFEGEIRWDPEKPDGTPRKVLDVGVLERSGWQSTRTIVEGIADTVDWYRQNEAEVRV, encoded by the coding sequence ATGAATGAGAGGGCTGAGACGATGCCAACAGAACTCGACCGTGATGCAACGATCTACATCGCGGGTCATCGCGGGCTCGTCGGCTCGGCGCTGTGGCGGCGATTCGAACGCGAGGGGTTTGCCAATCTGGTGGGGAAGTCGCGTGCTGAGCTCGATCTAACTCACCGCCGCAACGTGTTCGAGTTCTTCGAGTCGCTTCGTCCCGGCGTAGTCATCCTGGCGGCTGCCAAAGTCGGCGGCATACTCGCAAACAGCACGTATCCGGCGGACTTCCTCTCTGAGAACCTCCAGATCCAGACGAATGTCCTTGATGCAGCTCTGAATGTTCGCGTCCCAAAGCTGCTATTCCTCGGATCATCCTGCATTTACCCGAAGTTCGCGGAGCAGCCGATTCGCGAAGACTCTCTGCTCACAGGGCCGTTGGAGCCGACGAATGACGCCTATGCGATTGCGAAGATCGCCGGAATACTCAACATTCAGGCGGTCCGGAGACAGTATGGTCTGCCGTGGATATCTGGAATGCCAACCAATCTCTATGGGCCCGGAGACAATTTCTCCGCCGAAGGATCCCACCTGCTGCCGGCACTGATCCGACGTTACGAGACTGCGAAGAACAATGGTGATGAGTACGTGATCAACTGGGGTTCGGGAACACCGAGGCGCGAGTTGATGCACGTCGATGACATGGCTGCGGCGTGCCTGCATCTACTCGAGAACTACGACGGTGATCAGCAGGTCAACATCGGGACGGGCCGCGATCACACGGTATCCGAATTGGCGGACATCGTTGCGAATGTGGTCGGTTTCGAAGGTGAAATACGATGGGACCCAGAGAAGCCCGACGGCACTCCGCGAAAGGTTCTCGACGTGGGTGTTCTCGAACGCAGTGGATGGCAGTCCACGAGGACCATCGTCGAAGGCATCGCCGACACAGTCGACTGGTACCGACAGAACGAGGCGGAGGTCCGAGTATGA